The following is a genomic window from Parabacteroides sp. FAFU027.
AGTCATTTCTTTATTTACCAGAGTAATCCGGGAAAAATCATTTTCCAATTGAGGCTTTAACGCAGAGGAATGATACGGAGTCTCTTTAGCCACAAAACGGGAAGTTTTATCATCCGACATCAGCTCATTTCTATGGGCGTTAATCTTAATGCGGACTTTATCGGTTTTCCCTTTCAGGTCTTTCTTTTTCACCTCCAGAAAGGATAAATCCGAGTCCACATACGAACGCATACGAACTTTCTGTCGATTCCGTCTGCTGTTGTGATGCATCGTGTACATCGTCAGTTCATCGGTGTCAAAGTAAATCGTTTCGTATGGAGAAACTCTCTTCCCCTGAACTTCCTGAACATAATATAGGGGAATTGTCGCTTTCAGAATTTTAGGAAGAATAGAAAGATTAGTCATGAATTTCCGGTCAATGCGATTCATCAGACGAATACCTTCCATCTGCCCCAGTGTTATGGGATCATGTAACAGCAGAAGCTGTCTGATTTGATCCTGAGAATTCATTGTATCCATAATATCTTCGTTTTAATATCCTTTTTCTTGCTGATTCATTAAAAATCAGTTGTCGTTGCTATATTCATACACCTTCACGGATTCAAGCTTGCCGTTGGGATAGTAATTATACTGACATTTACGAGAACCATCCGGATTGTATTCGATTTTACGAATACGGTTAACCTTATTCCGGTCATTATAGATCACTTGCTTGCAGCAACGCCCCTGAGCATCATACTCTGAAACTACACGTTCACGCAATCCGTAGGCAGAATATTCACTTTCTTCTATTTTTTTACCAGCTTCATTATAGACAGTCTGGTGATCCAGAAAACGTTTATTATCTTTAGTATTCCACTCTTTTACCGTAAGATTTTTTTTACGCTCGTGTTTCTTTGACACATCATTATCCTGAGCATTCAGATTTACGACAAATACAAATAAAAAAAGACTTGAAAATAACTTTGAGAATAACTTCATGAATTAGGTAATTAAATGATTAAACAGCGACAGAAATAGTAAATGTATTAGGTAACGTATAGATGGTATCGGTATGAGAAACAGTGATTGTCTGTTTTATAGAACTCTGAGCTTCTGTATCAGGATTTTCGGTAATCACAAAGATATCATAAGTACCCGGCTTTAGTTTCTCAAAACCAAACTCCCCGTTTAAACCGGCTTTTACATCATCAAAGGGAATATTCTCACCATGGTAACAGATGTAGACGCGCTGATCAACACCAGCTTGTGCGTAAGCAACCAAATCACCTTTATGATAATAGTTTACATATATCTGGCCTTTCACAATGGATTTACCGTATGCATCCCCTGTGTGAATAAAGATTGTATCAGCGACAACTGTTTTGTGGTTACCTAAATGAACAGATGTAGTAACCGCATTTTTGATCCCGTCAGATAAAGAACTATATGCAAATAACTTATAATCTCCTTCGCGCAAATATTTAAACTGGAAAAAACCATTAGCTCCAGCTTTCTCATCATCGCCATAAAACTCGTCATCGCCGTAGATTATATAGATATCCTCTTTACTTGCCGGGACTGTATCAGTCTGCAAAGAGTAATTATTGTCACTGTGAATGATTTTATACACATAACCTTGAACGGAGGAAGAGCCACCTTCACCTTCCTCATTTCGGCAGGAAGCGAAAGTTAATGACAGAACAAACAGGAGAAAATA
Proteins encoded in this region:
- a CDS encoding polyphosphate polymerase domain-containing protein, with product MDTMNSQDQIRQLLLLHDPITLGQMEGIRLMNRIDRKFMTNLSILPKILKATIPLYYVQEVQGKRVSPYETIYFDTDELTMYTMHHNSRRNRQKVRMRSYVDSDLSFLEVKKKDLKGKTDKVRIKINAHRNELMSDDKTSRFVAKETPYHSSALKPQLENDFSRITLVNKEMTERLTIDFHIRFCNCKTHIKESADKLVIIEIKSDGDADSPILSILSELRIRPVSISKYCLGTVLTNPNAKHNQFKRKLVFINKLTNACF